The sequence below is a genomic window from Mycobacteroides abscessus ATCC 19977.
TGCAGGCCCCGCAGTCACCGGCGTCGCAACCCTTCTTGACCTCGACGTGCCCATGTTCGCGCAGAAAGGTGCGTAGGCACTGCCCGGGACGCGGGCTGGCGTCAATGAGCTTTCCGTTGACCTTCATGACAGGGCGCCCGTCAACTCCGCTGCGACCTCGCCGGCAAGTTGTGTGGTGACCGCACCGCGCCACTCGGCGGTGCCGTGGGCGTCGGTATGGAACTCCACGCCGGGGATGGCTGCCACGGCCTCGCGGGCCCGTCGGGCCTCGGCGGGGACGCGCAACACGATCGGCCTTCGGGTGGCGGCGGTGATCCCCAGCACGATATCGGCGCCGTCGAGCCTGCCCGTGACGAGCGCACCCGAGCGTCCCAACGGGGAATAGGCGATCTTGCGCAGCGCCGTCGGCTGCGACAGCGCGGAGGACGGAAACGTTATGGCGCGCAGTACATCACCAGGATGTAGGACCGTCTCGTTGATACCGGTCACGAATTCGGTGATGGTACAGCGCTCGTCGGTACCGTCATGACGCCAGATGTGCAGTTCGGCATCGAGGGCCGCGCACAATGAGATCATCGCCCCGGCGGGCAGGCCCAGGCAGATGTTGCCACCGACCGTCGCGGTGCGCCAGATCTTGAACGAAGCCAACAGGGCACGCGCGCACTGTCCGAATAGCGCGGTAGCCTGCCAGGCCGGCGGATACGAGGCATTGATGAGGCGTTCGATGCTGCAGGTGGCCGCCACCTCCAGGCCACCGGCATCGACCACCAAATCAGGCCACCGCATACCGGTCAGGTCCACTAGTCGTCGCAGCCCCGGCTGCGGCTGGCTCATCAGCCAGGTGCCGCCCGCCAGCACCCCGTCTTGCGTTCCGAGGCCGCTGAGGTCAGCGCGGTCTCGCGGGATGAGCACCGAGTCGATGGAGTACAGATCCATCAACGCTCCCTGTTCATCAGTCCATGATGCGCCGCCCGCACGGCGACCGCGATCCGTTCGGTGTCGACGGTGAGCATCTGCCCATCGGCGACAATCGGCCGTCCGCCGACCCAGGAACGCCTGATGGGCGGCACCTCACCCAATATCACAGCGGCTACCGGGTCCTCGATTCCGCTGTGGCCCAGCGTGCTCAGGTCCCACAACACCAGATCCGCACACTTGCCGACCTCGATGGAGCCGATCTCATCGGAGCGGCCGAGCAAGCGCGCCCCGCCCAGGGTGGCCAGCTCCAGCGCGGTGCGCGTGCTCAGCGCCGTGGGGCCTCCCACGGCCCGCGCCAAGAGCAGCGCCTGGTGCGCCTCCTCCAGCAGGCGACCCGACTCGTTGGACGCCGCACCGTCCACCCCGAGCCCCACCGGCACGCCCGCCGCCAGTAATTCCCGGACTCGCGCAATGCCGGCGCCCAGGCGGCCGTTGGAGGTCGGACAGTGGGCGATACCGGTTCCCGTGCGGGCAAGCCGGGCAATGGACGCGTCATCGAAGTGGACACCGTGCGCGAACCACACGTCGGGACCCAGCCAACCCAGCTCCTCCATATAGTCGAGTGGGCTACAGCCGAATCGCTCGGCACAGTAGACGGATTCGTCCTTGGTCTCCGCCAAATGAGTGTGTAATCGCACACCGCGCTCGCGAGCCAGCAGCGCGGACTGACGCAGCAGATCCGCGCTTACCGAGAACGGCGAGCACGGCGCCAGACCGATACGCACCATGGCGCCCGGTGCTGGGTCATGCCAGCGTGCGATGGCCGCGTCGCTGGCCTCCAGCGCGGTGTCGATCGACTCCACCAGACCGTCGGGTGGCAGGCCACCGGCCGACCTGCCCAAATCCATCGATCCCCGGGTGGGGTCGAACCGCAGGCCGACCTGCCGTGCTGCCTCGATCTCGGCTTCCAGCAGATCTCCTGCATCCGAGGGGAACACATAGTGGTGGTCGGTCGTGGTGGTGCATCCCGAAAGTGCCAGCCAGCTCAGCGCACCCTGGGCTGCCACATGCAAGCTGTCCGCATCGATCCCCTGCCAGACCGGGTACAAGGCGGTAAGCCATTGGAAGAGCGTGTGATCGGCGGCAAGCCCGCGGGTGATCCACTGGTACAGATGGTGATGCGTGTTGACCAATCCCGGTGTGAGTAGACAGCCGCTACCGTCCACACGTTCGACGCCCGGCAGCTCCTGCCACGGGTTGTTTTCCCCCGCCGTCAGCACCGCGGCGATCCGGCCACCCTCGATGACCACCCTCGCGTCCGCGATCTCGCGCCGGCTCTTATCGACGGTGGCAGCGAATACATTCTCGATCAACGTTATTGGATTCATCGCGGGGCCTGTTCGTAACGCATCGTGCTGCGCCCGTGAGATGCACTGTGCACTATGGTGCCATGGAACCGATCGCCGCCACCGTGCACCGCGGACACATCTTCCACATTACGGGCGCTCCCCCGCTGGCCGACGCGGCCACGCATCTGCAGTCGATTCGTGACGGCGCCCTGGCAGTCGGAACCGATGGCGTCATCGCTTACTGCGGACCGTACTCCACGCTGCCCCAGGAATTTACCTCGTGGACCGAGCACCACCACGGGGGGTTCCTGCTGCCCGGGTTCGTCGATACGCATATGCACTTCCCGCAGGTGTATTGCACCGACTCCTACGGCGGCGGCCAACTGCTGGAGTGGCTGGAACGCTGCATCTTCCCCGCCGAGGCCCGCCTGGCCGACACCGCACTGGCGCAGCGCGCGGCGATCGCGTTCTGCCGCCGCCGCATCGCCGCCGGCACCACTGCCGCGATGGTGATGGGATCGGCCTTTCCGCAGGCGCAGGAGGCCTTGTTCACCGCGACACGTGCCGCCGGACTGCGCATGGTCAGCGGGCGCGGAGTGCAGACCGTGGGACCCCGCAGTGCCGAGCCGTTGCTCACCACGACCGAACGTGCGACCGAGTTGTGTGCCAACGAAATCCAGAGCTGGCACGGTGACGAACTCACCGATGTGGCGCTGGTACCGCGGTTCTCGCTGTCGGTCACCGCAGAGACCCTCGCGGCCCTCGGCGAGCTCTACGAGGACGTACGCGCGGACGGCGTCTACTTCCACTCCCACCTCAACGAGAACGCCCGGCCGGACACCGGTGAGGTGGATGCCACCCTGACGGCGTACGGAGTGGGAAGCTACTTGGATACCTATGACGGTCATTTCCTGCCCGGCTCCCGCAAGGGGGGCGCGACCCTATTGGGCCGCCGGAGCATCCTGGCCCACGCTGTGCATTGCCAGGACGCGGAACTGGCCCGTATGGCCGAAACGGGTAGCTCGATAGCACACTGTCCCACGTCGCAGTTATTCCTGGGTTCGGGCACCATGCCCTGGCGCCGGACCGTGGCCAGCGGCGTCAATATCGCGCTGGGCACCGATGTGGGCGGCGGTGACGAATGGCTGTTGACCCGCGTGTTGAACGACTGCTTCAAGGTCCACATGTCCGAACCGGGCCCGGCCGCGGTGTCCCTGCACCCGGCCGAACTGCTGTTCACCGCCACACTGGCCGGGGCGCGCGCACTGGACCGTGAGGATACCTTCGGCAACTTGGATGCGGGCAAGGAGGCAGATTTCCTGGTCGTGGTTCCTGACCGCTGGGAACCGTTGGCCAACAACCTTTTCCATGGCATACGGTCAGACGATGAGCGCCTGGCCGACGAACAGACACTGTTTCGCCTGCTGATGGGTCTGCGGGAGCCCGCCATCAGCGCCGTACTGGTACGTGGCCGCGATATCACCGGCTACCTCCACAGCGACCGCTAAACCAACCAGGACAGATGCGGAGACCAGGCCGGCCCCGCATCGGGGGCGTCATCACGGGTAACCGCGGCCTGAATCAACCCATACGGACGGTCATCGGCATGGAACACCTCGTTGGGATTGTCCAGCCCGAAAGGTGATAGGTCGTAGACGAAGTGGTGCTTGTTGGGTGCCGAGAGCCGCACTTCGGCGATTGACGGATAAGACTCCAGGATCGCCTTGCCAATCTCGTACAACGTCTGCTGCAGGGCCAGCGAGTGCACAGTGGCGAACCGCTCGAGGATGAGCGACTTTACACCGAAATATGTATTATCCCAATCGATATCGGTGCCCACAAAGCGCCACTTGGCCACCAGCGAGGTGGCCATCACCCGGTCCGTCGTCGGCTGCAGGATCGTGTACTTGTCCTCGAGGAAATCATGGAACTCCGAGCCCGTCGATTTGAGCACGACCAGATCCTTGAGCCCGCCGATCACCCAGGTCTGCTGCTGGGCCCCGACACCGTCCACGGTGACCTCGGCCGTGCGCACCTCCTGACCTTTGCGCACCCAGGTGTGATCGTGCTCGCGTCCGTCGACCGTCACTCTTTCCCAGGCATATTCATCGATCTCGATACGAGCGCCCGTCACCGGCTCATAGTCGTCCACGAAGTGGCGCGCCAGCTCGAGCCCGTACTGCTCGATGGTCTCGATGCCTTTTTCCTTGGCGTAGGCATAGATGGTCTGCTTCTGGCTGTCGGTGGGCAGCACCTTGCGCTGGTCGCCGTCGGTATAGGCCGCGGCGAAATCCCCGCGCAACGCGCTGCCGACGTTGAGATCCTTGATCTCGTGGCGTGGGGTGTCCCGGTAGATCCGGACCACCCGGTTCTCGGCCTTGCCGTATTGATTGCCTGCGAGAACGATTCCCATGGGTGCTTCCTTTCTCAGCTGCCGCGGTAGGTCGAGTAGGCGTACGGACTCAGCAGCAGCGGCACATGCAGGTGCCCCGCGGTTCCGTCGGCCCGGAAGCTGATGATCACTTCCGGATAAAACCCCTCGATTCCGTTGTCGGTGAACCATGTTCCGGTGTCAAACACCAGCCGATAGTCGCCACCGGCCAGCGCAGTCCCAGCGAAATCACCGATTCTTCCATCAGAATCCGTTGTACCACTGGAGAGTTCCTGCCCCGCGCCGTCGTGCAGCGTCACCCGCACGCCCTGCGCGGGGCGTCCGGACACCGCGTCCAGCACATGGGTGCTCAATCCCGTCATGAATCGCCTTCCGTCTCCATGTCGTCGGCATGCCGCCCGGCAGGACCAAGCATCCGTGCCAGGCGGCTGCGATTGATCTTGCCCAACTCCATTCTCATGACCCGACGTTCGTGCTGCGGATCGTTCTTGATCCGCTCCTCGAGAATCGCCAGCAGTTCCTCCGCGGGTCGCCCGTTGGCGAATACCAGATATACATAGCCGAAGCGCTTCTCGTACTCGGCGTTGCGCTGCCTCAGCCGATCCAGGACCTCGGTGTCGGCACCTGTCACACCGGATTGCTCGCGCCGTGATGCCGCATTATCGGGCCGTTCCCCGATGCGCGGATGCCCATCAAGCGCCTCGTCCACATCCGCCTCGGTGAGCTCGGCCAGGATCAAATCCGCACGGTGGTACAGCGCCTCCTCATCGCGGAACGGGCGCCCGGCGGCAACCCGTACCGCCCATATCCGCGACGCGCAGCACTCGTACAGCCAATGGATCGCCTGGTTGTCGCTGAGCTCGTTGAAGCTCTCGATTCCCCGCCAGTCAACGCGTCGCATGAAAATCCTCGAAGCGCCCGAAACGAGCGGCCGTGATGGGATTGGCATCGGCCACCAGATCATCGAATCGGTAGTTGGCGATCTTCGCGATCTCGATGAGGGCAAAGGAGCGCTCGCTGGTCGCCGAATTCTCCATCCGGCTCCAGCCGCTGCGGAGCAGCCGTTCATACCGTTCGGTCTCCCTCGCACACACCACCAGCGGGAAGCCGAAATGCTCGCGATAGGCAGTGGCAAGGCTCACCACATTGTTCAGCTCGGCCTCGTCGAGCGTCTGCAGAATCGTGTGATCCACGGCCACCATCTCTCCAGCTTCGTCCTCGGCGCCCAGATCGGGGAAGGATCCGATGAGTTCGAGCTGCTCCTCGTCGCTGCCGGTGAGCATTGCTTCCTGAAAAGCACTCCGCAAATCGTGCGCGTCGGCAAAGGGACGCTGCCGATAGGCGCGATCCACCACCCAATGCACATCCTGAACCAGGCCACCGAAAGTACGTCGAAACTGCTCCAGTGTCATCTCGTTGACCTGCGCGAGCCGAATGGCACCTCCCCCGGCGACCGCGACGCCACGGCTGCCCGTATGGAAGAACAGCAGATTCAGCACGATGGCCGTGATGGCGCCCATCGTGATGCCGGTGCTGAACGGAATCTGCAGTAGCCCCGGCACGGCCTGGTCGATTCCCGGCAGCGCGGGTACCGCGATGCCGCGGCCGTGGTCCAGCACTGTTGCCGGGCCC
It includes:
- a CDS encoding FAD binding domain-containing protein codes for the protein MDLYSIDSVLIPRDRADLSGLGTQDGVLAGGTWLMSQPQPGLRRLVDLTGMRWPDLVVDAGGLEVAATCSIERLINASYPPAWQATALFGQCARALLASFKIWRTATVGGNICLGLPAGAMISLCAALDAELHIWRHDGTDERCTITEFVTGINETVLHPGDVLRAITFPSSALSQPTALRKIAYSPLGRSGALVTGRLDGADIVLGITAATRRPIVLRVPAEARRAREAVAAIPGVEFHTDAHGTAEWRGAVTTQLAGEVAAELTGALS
- a CDS encoding 8-oxoguanine deaminase; the encoded protein is MIENVFAATVDKSRREIADARVVIEGGRIAAVLTAGENNPWQELPGVERVDGSGCLLTPGLVNTHHHLYQWITRGLAADHTLFQWLTALYPVWQGIDADSLHVAAQGALSWLALSGCTTTTDHHYVFPSDAGDLLEAEIEAARQVGLRFDPTRGSMDLGRSAGGLPPDGLVESIDTALEASDAAIARWHDPAPGAMVRIGLAPCSPFSVSADLLRQSALLARERGVRLHTHLAETKDESVYCAERFGCSPLDYMEELGWLGPDVWFAHGVHFDDASIARLARTGTGIAHCPTSNGRLGAGIARVRELLAAGVPVGLGVDGAASNESGRLLEEAHQALLLARAVGGPTALSTRTALELATLGGARLLGRSDEIGSIEVGKCADLVLWDLSTLGHSGIEDPVAAVILGEVPPIRRSWVGGRPIVADGQMLTVDTERIAVAVRAAHHGLMNRER
- a CDS encoding amidohydrolase family protein, which translates into the protein MHRGHIFHITGAPPLADAATHLQSIRDGALAVGTDGVIAYCGPYSTLPQEFTSWTEHHHGGFLLPGFVDTHMHFPQVYCTDSYGGGQLLEWLERCIFPAEARLADTALAQRAAIAFCRRRIAAGTTAAMVMGSAFPQAQEALFTATRAAGLRMVSGRGVQTVGPRSAEPLLTTTERATELCANEIQSWHGDELTDVALVPRFSLSVTAETLAALGELYEDVRADGVYFHSHLNENARPDTGEVDATLTAYGVGSYLDTYDGHFLPGSRKGGATLLGRRSILAHAVHCQDAELARMAETGSSIAHCPTSQLFLGSGTMPWRRTVASGVNIALGTDVGGGDEWLLTRVLNDCFKVHMSEPGPAAVSLHPAELLFTATLAGARALDREDTFGNLDAGKEADFLVVVPDRWEPLANNLFHGIRSDDERLADEQTLFRLLMGLREPAISAVLVRGRDITGYLHSDR
- the pucL gene encoding factor-independent urate hydroxylase encodes the protein MGIVLAGNQYGKAENRVVRIYRDTPRHEIKDLNVGSALRGDFAAAYTDGDQRKVLPTDSQKQTIYAYAKEKGIETIEQYGLELARHFVDDYEPVTGARIEIDEYAWERVTVDGREHDHTWVRKGQEVRTAEVTVDGVGAQQQTWVIGGLKDLVVLKSTGSEFHDFLEDKYTILQPTTDRVMATSLVAKWRFVGTDIDWDNTYFGVKSLILERFATVHSLALQQTLYEIGKAILESYPSIAEVRLSAPNKHHFVYDLSPFGLDNPNEVFHADDRPYGLIQAAVTRDDAPDAGPAWSPHLSWLV
- the uraH gene encoding hydroxyisourate hydrolase; its protein translation is MTGLSTHVLDAVSGRPAQGVRVTLHDGAGQELSSGTTDSDGRIGDFAGTALAGGDYRLVFDTGTWFTDNGIEGFYPEVIISFRADGTAGHLHVPLLLSPYAYSTYRGS
- the uraD gene encoding 2-oxo-4-hydroxy-4-carboxy-5-ureidoimidazoline decarboxylase; amino-acid sequence: MRRVDWRGIESFNELSDNQAIHWLYECCASRIWAVRVAAGRPFRDEEALYHRADLILAELTEADVDEALDGHPRIGERPDNAASRREQSGVTGADTEVLDRLRQRNAEYEKRFGYVYLVFANGRPAEELLAILEERIKNDPQHERRVMRMELGKINRSRLARMLGPAGRHADDMETEGDS